The genomic stretch CGGGCTGGGCCCGCGCGGCCGGGAGGAGCTCGGCGACGTCGCGGGCGAGGGACGCCAGTGCGGCGGGGGTGGTCCGATCCACGAGTGAGGCGCCGGCGGGACCGGCGCACCGTGGACGGTTCAAACTCAGGCGGTGGGCGGGGCGCCGGGGCTGCGCTCCTCGCGGCGTTCGGCGTCCCGTTGTGCGTCTTGGGCGGTGTATCCGCTGTCGCAGTGCGGTCGGCAGTACTGCCCGGCGGGGGCGTGGCAGGACTCGCACGGCTCCTGGAAGTCCACGGAGGGGAGCCACGGGCGGGGCTGGCTGTTCGGGGTCGCGCTCATGCGGTTCTCCTGCGGAGTAGGGGCTGGGCGCGGCTGGGTTGACGGCCGACCAGCCTGCGCACGGGCGGACGTTGGCGGCAGGGAGGTCAGAAGGTGCAGATTCCGGCGCGGGCGCGGCGGCATGAGGGCGCGATGGACGCGCAACCCCGGACGCGAAGGTCGCCGGTGTGCCTGTACTCCCGCCACTGGCGGGTGTCGGGGTCCCATCCGCTCTCCCCGACGATGAACCCGTAGAAGGTGCCGCCGTCGAACTTCCGGTACTGGCCAAGGCCCCAGGCGTGGACGTCCTCGCGGGCTACGGGAGAGGCGAGCAGGGCCTCGAAGATGGTGCGGACGGTAGTGGCGGCCCAGGAGTCTGCCGGGTGCGGGTCGGACTCGAAGAAACTGCCGCGCGCCTCGGGGTCGATGCCCTTGAGTGCGGCGAGGGCCAGCGGGCGGGCGACGTCATCGGGGATGACGGCGTACAGGCGGCCCGCGTGGTCTGTCGTGACCGTGACGTCGTCGGTCGTGAGCGTGGGGGCGGTCGTCGCGATCACGGGGTCCCTCCGGTTCATGTGGCGTGTGGTTGCGCACGTCGGTCTGCTCGGTGGTGCCGGGCCCGGCGGCAGGAAGCGAGTCGATGCGCCGTGGCGCGGTCGCTGTCCTGCTGCCGGGCGGTCTGCGGGTCAGATGACGGCGATGGTGGGGTCTGCTTCCAGCACGCCGAGGGCAGCGCGGACGGCGGCACGGGTCTCGTCGCTGGGGCGGGAGTAGGGGAACTTCAAGGCGCGCACGGCGGCGTCGAGTTCGTCGTCGCTCAGCCCGTCGAGCCGCTTGTCGCTGCGGTAGAGGGCAAGGGCCGTGGCGGTGGCCACGCGGCCCCGGTTGTAGGTGACGGCCTGATCCTTCGTGAGGTCGGGGCCGAAAGCGTCTCGGGCCGTGGGCGGCATGGGGGGCGCGCCCGTGGGAAGCGGGCGGGCGGTCAAGCGGATCAGGGGAGGGATGAGGATGCGCAGCAGCGATTCCAGCACGGCGTCTCCTGGGTCTGGCCGGGGGCCGCACGGAGCGGCGGCCCTTCCTTCTATCTCCATAATAGATGGATCTGGATAGGTGTGAACCCCCCTCTGAACTGCGACGTCTAGCCCCCTGCACGCCGCTGGGCGGGCGCGCTGCCTACTCGGCAGCGGGGGCGTCGCGGATGTACGCGGCCGCCATGCGTGCTGACAGGACGTCGCTGCGGTGGAACGGGTCGGTGCAGGCGGCCTGCCACAGGCTTGCCGGGCGTGAGGGAGTGATCTGGTTGCTGGTGGCAGGGTCGATGGTCCAGCGGCGGCCGTGCGGGTCGGTGACGGTGTAGGTGAGCAGCTCGGGGCGGTCCTGGTTGCCGTTGTCCTGCCAGGTGAGGCCGGCGGCGCTGAGGGCGCTGCCCAGCTGGGTGCAGCGCGCGGGGGTGATGTGGGCGAACGTGGCCACGGTGTCGTGCTCCTTCGTCCGGCGGTCGGGTACTGCTGGCAGCTGCGGCGCGCTACGTGCGGCGGTACAGGACCTTCCTGCGGGCGCGGCGGGCTGCGGTGGTACGCCGTTCGCGCTGCCGTTTCAGGTCCTGGCTGATCTGCTCGCCCGTCTCCGCCGCCTCGCGTCGTGCGGCCTCCTCGGCGCTGGCCGCGTAGACGATCTCGACGCTGCCGCCTTCGTCGCGGGAGTCCCGGCGGATCTCCTCGCAGGCGTCGTCCGGCTCTTCCGGTTTCTCGGGTGCTGCTTGGACCTGCCAGACCGTGAGGTCGGGTCCGGGCCGCTGTCCGATGACGAAGAAGGAGCGTCCGTCGGGCACTGCGTCCTCCTGGTCGCGCACGGCGCGGTCTTGGCGGGATGTCGGGTTCCGGTGCGAGAGGGGGCGGGGGAGGGGGGTGGCAGCCGCCGCCCCCCTCTCGCACTATCCATAATAGATTAATCAGAGTGGGTGTAAGCCCGCCCTTGACCTGCGCGCACCCTTCCCGCAGCGCCGGTTACCCCTACCGGAACTTGGGGCCGAGATCGGCGACCAGCACGGAGGCGTTGTCGGCGTAGCTCGCTCCGAGCAGGGCGGCGCCTACGAACGTCCTGGAGGCGTCCCTGGGGTTCCCCCTCAGGTAGTGCTCGAAGTTGCGGCCGGAGTCCTCCAGGGGCTCGTACGCGCCGTCACTGGCGAGCAGCAGGCGGTAGGAGTCCGCGGGGGCGGTGGCGGACTCGATCGCCGCGTGATTGTACTGCTGCCTGCGCTCGTCGTCGGACTCGGTGGCTCCCAGGTAGGACGTCACCACGTTGCGACTGCGGTTGAAGACGCGTCGCATGTTGTGGTCGGCGGTGAGGCGCTGGATGCCGCCGGGGGTGAGGGTGTAGGCGCGGACGTCGCCGCACCATGCGACGGTGAGCGGCTCGCCGGGAACGGCGACGGCGACGGCCGCGCACGCCTTAGGCAGGTCCGCGAACGGACTCTTGCGCTCGGGCTCGGCGGCGTACCGGTCGTACTCGGCGCGCAGGCCGGCGTCCGCGCCGCCGCTCCGCGCGGCGGCCCGGGCGATACGGCGGGCGGCGGTGCGGGTCCACGCCTGGACCTCGTCGCTGGAGCCGATCCCGTCGCACAGCACGTACGCACGGATCCCGTCGTGGGTGTGGGTGGCGGTGGCGTCGCACTGGTGTGAACGGTCGCCGATCAGCTGCGCGGACGCGTGGGCCATGGATGCTCTCCTGGAGGATGGGCGGGGCGCCTTCTGCGGCGCCTGCCGGACGTGTGGGCGAACTGGTCTCATGAGTGGTACGCGGCGGGCAGGGGCGGGGCGGACATCACGCGACGGCGAGCAGCGCGCCCCCGTCCGTCTCCCACGCTGCGACCGTCGC from Streptomyces sp. NBC_01571 encodes the following:
- a CDS encoding mucin-2 — its product is MAHASAQLIGDRSHQCDATATHTHDGIRAYVLCDGIGSSDEVQAWTRTAARRIARAAARSGGADAGLRAEYDRYAAEPERKSPFADLPKACAAVAVAVPGEPLTVAWCGDVRAYTLTPGGIQRLTADHNMRRVFNRSRNVVTSYLGATESDDERRQQYNHAAIESATAPADSYRLLLASDGAYEPLEDSGRNFEHYLRGNPRDASRTFVGAALLGASYADNASVLVADLGPKFR